Proteins encoded in a region of the Deltaproteobacteria bacterium genome:
- a CDS encoding L-threonylcarbamoyladenylate synthase, with amino-acid sequence MKAPVLKADSKGIARASRIILQGGIVAFPTETFYGLGADAGDVVALQKVFQIKGREENKPLLLLVAGRTWVQDLVKKISPAAEALIERFWPGPLTLVFEASAHLPPILTANTGKVGLRASSHPVTQALVQAVGRAITGTSANLSGQASPSLAAQVSQALGKKVDAILDGGKTAGGLGSTVLDVSAVLPKIIRQGAISQEELAPFLEAG; translated from the coding sequence ATGAAGGCCCCTGTTCTTAAGGCGGATTCCAAGGGAATCGCCCGGGCAAGCCGGATCATTCTCCAGGGGGGCATCGTGGCCTTTCCCACGGAGACGTTTTACGGTTTAGGAGCGGATGCTGGGGATGTCGTGGCCTTGCAAAAAGTTTTTCAGATCAAAGGAAGGGAAGAAAATAAACCCCTGCTCCTTCTGGTGGCGGGGCGAACCTGGGTTCAGGATTTGGTGAAAAAAATATCACCCGCGGCGGAAGCCTTAATCGAAAGATTTTGGCCCGGGCCCCTCACCTTGGTTTTTGAAGCTTCAGCGCATCTTCCTCCCATCCTTACTGCCAACACCGGAAAAGTGGGCCTGAGGGCGTCCAGCCACCCCGTGACCCAGGCTTTGGTCCAGGCCGTAGGACGGGCCATTACCGGGACCAGTGCCAATCTTTCGGGTCAAGCCAGTCCTTCTTTGGCTGCGCAGGTTTCCCAGGCGCTGGGGAAAAAGGTTGACGCGATCTTAGATGGAGGGAAGACCGCCGGAGGGCTGGGCAGCACAGTGCTGGATGTCTCCGCGGTCTTGCCGAAAATCATTCGCCAGGGGGCCATTTCCCAAGAGGAATTAGCTCCCTTCCTCGAGGCAGGATAA
- a CDS encoding cytochrome c3 family protein produces MGKKFCQISIICICSLCFIALGVAFAQKKVGGGDIKFEAKGSTGPVLFSHESHVNQHKAKCTDCHTKIFKMKKGESKITQASFIEGKFCGACHNGKKAFSATAESDCNKCHKK; encoded by the coding sequence TTGGGGAAGAAATTTTGTCAAATTTCCATTATCTGTATCTGCAGCCTATGTTTTATTGCCTTAGGGGTGGCCTTCGCTCAAAAGAAAGTGGGGGGCGGGGATATAAAATTTGAAGCCAAAGGAAGCACGGGGCCGGTTCTTTTTAGCCATGAGTCACACGTGAACCAGCACAAGGCGAAATGCACCGATTGTCACACGAAAATTTTCAAGATGAAAAAGGGCGAAAGCAAAATAACCCAAGCCTCTTTCATAGAGGGTAAATTTTGCGGCGCCTGCCATAACGGCAAAAAAGCTTTCAGCGCCACGGCCGAATCTGATTGCAACAAATGTCACAAAAAATAA